A genomic segment from Patescibacteria group bacterium encodes:
- a CDS encoding UvrD-helicase domain-containing protein — protein sequence MADKNNIMSNKLKTQKLLKGLNQAQAQAVKHTKGPLLIIAGPGTGKTMVITKKIAWLILNKQASADNILALTFTDKASQEMEERVDKILPYGYVDLWISTFHSFCQRILDDNGTDIGLPLKFTLLNSVQQAFLILDNFDKFELDYYKPLGNPTKFVREMTSHFSRLKDESISPADYLKYAATLELNKDSVMSDEALDVEVARIKEIAKAYHAYQQLLLDNNFLDFGDLINYTIKLFKQRPHILKKYQQQFKYILVDEFQDTNYAQYELVKLLSAPKNNITVVSDGDQGIYRWRGASYNNVIQFKQDFSALKQVILTTNYRTKQNILDMAYKFIQLNNPNRLEAQDKTINKKLTAKQAGQGEINYTCYQSQTDEVYGTIEKIISLKKQNPKTSWNDFAILVRTNAQAEQFCSALRSADISHQYLARTGLFSKPVIMDILSYLKLLDNYHESPAIYRILISPIFSNKIKNEDLINLMYFARRKNLSLYETIKNSANVPKISVKTVEQLKHLLSWIEKHTQMAKTEPVSKIVRAFLNDSGYARFLIKLADKKEEQSVAIISYLNQFLKKIASFEASNTDKSIANFSRIVELMIATGDVGSISSDDQAGPESVKVSTIHSAKGLEWQWVFITNLADKRFPTINRKEPIEIPEPLIKEIIPIGDIHIEEERRLFYVALTRAKQGLYLSFAENYGGKLKKKKSRFLTEIGFDKEIKAKTYNQNDFFQPTANIKASKEKFELPLPTKFSFSQFEGFKNCPLQYKFSFLLKIPRAGKFVFSFGKTMHDTLDKFLKQWLKEKNNKQSNLFSKPGKGNHSGLSLKNLLNIYEKIWIDDWYDSQKHAEEFKQSGKEQLKMFYNNFIKTKPNVKYLEQGIYFKIKNYSIIGKIDRVDEIKGGFEIIDYKTGNPKKIMSAKDKEQLFIYQLACEALPDKFDKPIKQLTFYYLKDGSRVSFQAKPAELDEMRLKIISIIDKIKQQHFPPQPSQLCKYCDFKGICEYRY from the coding sequence ATGGCAGATAAAAATAATATTATGTCAAATAAACTAAAAACACAAAAATTATTAAAAGGATTAAATCAAGCTCAAGCTCAGGCTGTTAAGCATACCAAAGGTCCTTTACTTATAATTGCTGGGCCTGGCACAGGCAAGACAATGGTTATTACTAAAAAAATTGCTTGGCTTATCTTAAATAAACAAGCCAGTGCTGATAATATTTTAGCACTTACTTTTACTGACAAGGCATCTCAAGAAATGGAAGAAAGGGTTGATAAAATATTGCCATATGGATATGTTGATTTATGGATATCAACTTTTCACTCTTTTTGCCAGAGAATTTTAGATGATAATGGCACTGATATTGGCTTGCCATTGAAATTTACCCTGCTTAATTCAGTTCAGCAGGCATTTTTAATTTTAGATAATTTTGACAAATTTGAACTTGATTATTATAAACCATTAGGCAATCCAACCAAATTTGTCAGGGAAATGACCAGCCATTTTTCACGTTTAAAAGATGAATCAATTTCTCCTGCTGATTATTTAAAATATGCTGCCACATTAGAGCTAAATAAAGATTCAGTGATGTCGGACGAAGCATTAGATGTAGAAGTAGCAAGAATAAAAGAAATTGCTAAGGCTTATCATGCCTATCAGCAACTTCTTTTAGATAATAATTTTTTGGATTTTGGTGATTTAATAAATTATACTATTAAATTATTTAAGCAACGTCCTCATATTTTAAAAAAATATCAACAACAATTCAAATATATTCTGGTTGATGAGTTTCAAGATACTAATTATGCCCAATATGAATTAGTTAAACTTTTATCTGCTCCTAAAAATAATATTACGGTTGTGTCTGATGGCGACCAGGGTATATATAGATGGCGAGGGGCTTCATATAATAATGTTATTCAGTTTAAGCAAGATTTTTCTGCTTTAAAGCAAGTAATTTTAACAACCAATTATAGAACCAAGCAAAATATTCTTGACATGGCATATAAGTTTATTCAATTAAATAACCCTAACAGATTAGAAGCACAAGATAAAACAATCAATAAAAAATTAACAGCCAAACAAGCGGGGCAAGGAGAGATAAATTATACTTGTTATCAGTCACAAACAGACGAAGTTTATGGCACAATTGAAAAAATAATTTCATTAAAAAAACAGAATCCTAAAACCAGTTGGAATGATTTTGCCATTTTAGTGAGGACAAATGCGCAAGCAGAACAGTTTTGTTCAGCCCTTCGTTCAGCTGATATTTCTCATCAATATTTGGCTAGGACAGGTTTGTTTTCAAAGCCAGTTATAATGGATATTCTTTCTTATTTAAAGTTATTGGATAATTATCATGAAAGTCCGGCCATTTATCGTATTTTAATTTCGCCAATTTTTTCAAATAAAATCAAAAATGAAGATTTGATCAATCTAATGTATTTTGCTAGAAGAAAAAACTTATCATTATATGAAACAATTAAAAATTCAGCCAATGTTCCTAAAATTTCTGTTAAAACAGTAGAGCAATTAAAGCATTTATTATCTTGGATTGAAAAACATACTCAAATGGCCAAGACAGAGCCAGTTAGTAAGATTGTGCGAGCATTTTTAAATGATAGTGGTTATGCCAGGTTTTTAATAAAATTAGCTGATAAAAAAGAAGAGCAGTCAGTAGCTATAATTTCTTATTTAAACCAATTTTTAAAAAAAATTGCTAGTTTTGAAGCCAGTAATACAGATAAATCAATCGCCAATTTTTCCAGAATAGTTGAACTAATGATTGCCACGGGCGATGTTGGTAGTATTTCTTCTGATGACCAAGCTGGCCCAGAATCAGTAAAAGTTAGCACAATTCATAGCGCCAAAGGACTTGAATGGCAATGGGTTTTTATTACAAATTTGGCTGACAAAAGATTTCCAACCATAAACAGGAAAGAACCAATTGAAATTCCAGAGCCATTAATTAAGGAAATTATCCCAATAGGTGACATTCATATTGAAGAAGAGAGGCGACTTTTTTATGTGGCTTTAACCAGAGCAAAACAAGGGCTATATTTGTCTTTTGCTGAAAATTATGGTGGCAAGTTAAAGAAAAAAAAGTCACGTTTTTTAACAGAAATAGGTTTTGATAAAGAAATAAAAGCCAAGACATATAATCAAAATGATTTTTTCCAACCAACTGCAAATATAAAAGCAAGTAAAGAAAAGTTTGAACTACCCTTGCCAACTAAATTTAGTTTTTCTCAGTTTGAAGGATTTAAAAATTGCCCCCTACAATATAAGTTTTCTTTTCTTTTAAAAATACCACGTGCAGGAAAATTTGTTTTTAGTTTTGGCAAGACAATGCATGACACTTTAGATAAATTTTTAAAACAATGGTTAAAAGAAAAAAATAATAAGCAATCTAATTTATTTTCAAAGCCGGGCAAAGGTAATCACAGTGGCTTGTCTTTAAAAAATTTGTTGAATATTTATGAAAAAATTTGGATAGATGACTGGTATGATAGTCAAAAACATGCTGAAGAATTTAAACAATCAGGCAAAGAGCAATTAAAAATGTTTTACAATAATTTTATAAAAACAAAGCCAAATGTAAAATATCTAGAGCAAGGAATTTATTTCAAGATTAAAAATTATTCAATTATTGGAAAGATAGATAGAGTTGATGAAATTAAGGGAGGATTTGAGATAATTGATTATAAAACAGGCAATCCAAAGAAAATCATGTCTGCCAAAGATAAAGAGCAATTATTTATTTATCAACTAGCTTGTGAGGCTTTGCCAGACAAGTTTGACAAACCAATTAAGCAATTAACTTTTTATTATTTAAAAGATGGTAGTCGGGTTTCCTTCCAGGCCAAGCCAGCTGAATTAGATGAAATGAGATTAAAAATTATTTCTATTATAGACAAAATAAAACAACAGCATTTTCCGCCTCAACCAAGCCAGCTTTGTAAATATTGTGATTTTAAGGGAATTTGTGAATACAGGTATTGA
- the gyrB gene encoding DNA topoisomerase (ATP-hydrolyzing) subunit B encodes MNTKANQKDTQNKKQAKKSSYGASQITVLEGLAPVRKRPAMYIGSTGSRGLHHLIWECVDNGIDEAIAGHCNRIEIELLPESKIRVSDNGRGIPVDIHKQAGVSALEVVMTKLHAGAKFSSETYKVSGGLHGVGISVVNALSSKMRAEVKREGKLWVQEYKEGKPLRKVKSIGKSTSTGTTVIFQPDFSIFDENEFKWEVILSHLRQQAYLTSGLIIKIIDSREEKDKRSYKFYFEGGVSSFVRHLNRTNECRHENIFYMKKEVDDVFVEIGLQYTEDYKETIFGFANNIYTPEGGTHISGFRTALTRTLNNFAREKGYIKEKDSNLTGDDVREGLTTVVSVRLPNPQFEGQTKAKLGNAEARSSVDTAFSTIFKEFLDENPKDFQAIIQKCILASNARKAARTAKEAVLRKGVLDSLSLPGKLSDCSSKKPEESELFIVEGDSAGGSCKMGRDRNYQAILPLRGKILNVQRARLDKILANQELKSLVIAMGTGIGEQFNIAKLRYHKIILMADADSDGMHIKTLLLTFFYHYFPELIKKGYVYVAMPPLYRLKKGKKVIYVFTEEEKERELAKLQKVKDVKPAKATTIVKGFRTKSIGEDTDKQEVQEDPTKLPAVSIQRYKGLGEMNPDELFDTTMDPDKRLLKKIEIQDLESVDEVFEILMGKEVAPRKRFIQTHAKTVKNLDI; translated from the coding sequence ATGAATACAAAGGCAAACCAGAAGGATACTCAAAATAAAAAACAAGCAAAAAAAAGTTCTTATGGAGCTAGTCAAATTACTGTTTTGGAAGGGTTGGCGCCAGTTAGAAAAAGGCCGGCAATGTATATTGGCTCAACTGGTTCAAGAGGGTTGCATCATTTAATTTGGGAATGTGTTGATAATGGAATTGACGAAGCAATTGCAGGTCATTGTAATAGAATAGAAATAGAACTTTTGCCTGAATCAAAGATTAGAGTTAGTGACAATGGTAGAGGAATTCCAGTTGATATTCATAAGCAAGCAGGTGTGTCAGCTTTAGAAGTTGTTATGACTAAGCTTCATGCTGGAGCAAAATTTAGTTCAGAAACATACAAGGTGTCAGGAGGGTTGCACGGGGTTGGCATTTCTGTTGTTAACGCCTTGTCGTCTAAAATGAGAGCAGAAGTTAAAAGGGAAGGTAAGTTATGGGTGCAAGAATATAAAGAAGGAAAACCATTAAGGAAAGTTAAATCAATTGGTAAATCAACAAGTACAGGGACCACGGTTATTTTTCAGCCAGATTTTAGTATATTTGATGAAAATGAATTTAAATGGGAGGTAATACTTTCTCATTTAAGACAACAGGCCTATTTAACAAGTGGGCTGATTATTAAAATTATTGATAGCAGAGAAGAAAAAGATAAGCGATCTTATAAGTTTTATTTTGAAGGAGGAGTTAGTTCTTTTGTTCGACATCTGAACAGAACAAATGAGTGTCGTCACGAAAATATTTTTTATATGAAAAAAGAAGTTGATGATGTTTTTGTAGAAATAGGACTTCAATATACAGAGGATTATAAAGAAACTATTTTTGGGTTTGCTAATAATATTTATACACCAGAAGGAGGAACTCATATTTCTGGGTTCAGAACTGCTTTAACCAGAACTTTAAATAATTTTGCTAGAGAAAAAGGATATATAAAAGAAAAGGATTCTAATCTGACAGGGGATGATGTGAGAGAGGGGTTAACAACTGTTGTTAGTGTGAGATTACCAAATCCTCAGTTTGAAGGGCAGACAAAGGCAAAGCTTGGTAATGCCGAAGCAAGGTCATCTGTTGATACGGCTTTTTCAACTATTTTTAAAGAATTTTTAGATGAAAATCCAAAAGATTTTCAAGCAATTATTCAGAAATGTATTTTAGCATCAAATGCCCGTAAAGCTGCCAGAACAGCCAAGGAAGCGGTTTTAAGGAAAGGGGTTTTAGATAGTTTGTCATTGCCTGGCAAGTTATCAGATTGTTCTTCTAAAAAACCAGAAGAAAGTGAATTATTCATAGTTGAGGGAGATAGTGCCGGAGGCTCGTGTAAAATGGGGCGGGACAGAAATTATCAGGCGATTTTACCGTTAAGGGGCAAAATACTTAATGTTCAAAGAGCTAGGTTGGATAAAATTTTAGCAAATCAAGAATTAAAATCATTAGTGATTGCTATGGGAACAGGAATTGGAGAACAGTTCAATATAGCCAAACTAAGATATCATAAAATAATTTTAATGGCTGATGCAGATAGTGATGGCATGCATATTAAAACACTTTTATTAACATTTTTTTATCATTATTTCCCAGAATTAATTAAAAAAGGATATGTATATGTGGCCATGCCTCCTTTATATAGACTGAAGAAAGGGAAAAAAGTTATTTATGTTTTTACAGAGGAAGAAAAAGAAAGAGAACTAGCCAAGTTACAAAAAGTAAAAGACGTAAAACCGGCCAAAGCAACTACGATTGTAAAAGGGTTTAGAACTAAAAGCATTGGAGAAGATACAGATAAACAAGAAGTTCAAGAGGACCCAACCAAATTACCAGCAGTCAGTATTCAGAGATATAAAGGGTTAGGCGAAATGAATCCAGATGAGTTATTTGACACAACCATGGACCCAGACAAAAGGTTGTTAAAAAAGATAGAGATACAAGACCTTGAATCAGTTGATGAAGTTTTTGAAATTTTAATGGGCAAGGAAGTTGCACCGAGAAAAAGATTTATTCAAACCCATGCTAAAACAGTTAAAAATCTTGACATTTAA
- the secE gene encoding preprotein translocase subunit SecE, translated as MVKKFTDYIKNSIIELRKVEWPSREQAIKHTILVVGVSLVVAAFLGVIDFILTNVLQLVI; from the coding sequence ATGGTAAAAAAATTCACAGATTATATTAAAAATTCAATTATAGAATTAAGAAAAGTTGAGTGGCCAAGCAGAGAACAAGCAATAAAACATACTATACTTGTTGTTGGGGTGAGTCTTGTAGTAGCTGCTTTTTTAGGAGTAATTGATTTTATATTAACTAATGTTTTGCAACTAGTAATTTAA
- the nusG gene encoding transcription termination/antitermination factor NusG has protein sequence MPKQIQKEGRQWYAIHVYSGYEENVSETLKKRIKSMNMSDKIFEVLVPTEKKIKVKNGRRRTIVEKIFPGYVLVRMVVDDDSWYAVRNTPSVTGFIGSGVTPTPLSDQEIKSIKKRMKIEEPKYKIDIAINSPVKIIDGPFKGFEGRVSEVDEARGRIKVLISVFGRETPAELDFLQIKKI, from the coding sequence ATGCCAAAGCAAATACAAAAAGAAGGCCGTCAATGGTATGCAATTCATGTTTATTCGGGCTATGAAGAAAATGTTTCAGAAACATTAAAAAAAAGAATTAAATCAATGAACATGTCTGATAAGATTTTTGAAGTATTGGTTCCAACAGAAAAGAAAATCAAAGTTAAAAATGGTAGGCGTAGGACTATTGTTGAAAAAATTTTTCCTGGATATGTTTTAGTTAGAATGGTTGTTGATGATGATTCTTGGTATGCTGTTAGAAATACACCAAGTGTGACAGGTTTTATTGGGTCGGGAGTGACGCCAACGCCTTTGTCTGATCAAGAAATAAAGTCAATAAAAAAGAGAATGAAAATAGAGGAGCCAAAGTACAAGATAGATATTGCTATTAATTCGCCAGTTAAAATAATAGATGGCCCGTTTAAGGGATTTGAAGGAAGAGTTTCAGAGGTGGATGAAGCTAGAGGGAGAATAAAGGTATTAATTTCAGTTTTTGGTAGAGAAACTCCAGCTGAATTAGATTTTTTGCAAATTAAAAAAATATAG
- the rplK gene encoding 50S ribosomal protein L11, whose protein sequence is MKKIKSTIKLQIMAGQATPAPPIGPILGQHGLNIAEFCKQFNDRSKDMSGDIIPVRITVFQDNTYSFVLKTPLASSLIKKAVNVKKGSSSPLQEKVGKISKSKIEEIAKIKMPDLNTNNLEQACKIIQGTARQMGIETEE, encoded by the coding sequence ATGAAAAAAATAAAAAGCACAATTAAATTACAAATTATGGCAGGGCAAGCAACTCCTGCTCCTCCTATTGGTCCAATTCTTGGACAGCACGGGCTTAATATAGCTGAATTTTGTAAGCAATTTAATGATAGAAGCAAGGATATGTCGGGCGACATTATTCCTGTTAGGATAACTGTTTTTCAGGACAATACATATTCTTTTGTTTTAAAAACGCCCTTAGCGTCTTCATTGATTAAAAAAGCTGTTAATGTTAAAAAAGGATCAAGTAGCCCTCTTCAAGAAAAAGTGGGCAAAATATCTAAATCCAAGATTGAAGAAATAGCTAAAATTAAAATGCCTGACCTAAATACTAATAATCTTGAGCAGGCTTGCAAAATTATACAAGGAACAGCCAGACAGATGGGAATAGAGACAGAAGAATAA
- the rplA gene encoding 50S ribosomal protein L1: MKSKKHQNISSKIDKSKLYSLDEAIDFIKKNPVVKFEESIEAHIHLGINPIKTEQKVRGSILLPNPMPKKIKIVAFVSDKQKKSAKEAGADLVGGEDLIDQISKEKKCNFDIAVAEPAMMQILSKIAKVLGPKGLMPSEKAETLGNDVSSIIKQIKAGKIFFRNDAGANIHCAIGKSSWEAGKIKENLDALLTLLKKIKPSGTKGEFIRKIFICSTMGPAIEISL; encoded by the coding sequence ATGAAAAGCAAGAAACATCAAAACATATCCTCAAAAATAGATAAATCTAAATTATATAGTTTAGATGAAGCAATTGATTTTATTAAGAAAAATCCAGTTGTGAAATTTGAAGAATCAATTGAAGCACATATTCATTTAGGGATAAATCCAATTAAGACAGAGCAAAAGGTTAGGGGGTCTATTTTATTACCAAATCCAATGCCAAAGAAAATCAAAATAGTTGCTTTTGTGTCTGACAAGCAGAAGAAATCAGCCAAAGAAGCAGGGGCTGACTTAGTTGGAGGAGAAGATTTGATTGATCAGATTAGTAAAGAAAAAAAATGTAATTTTGATATAGCTGTAGCAGAGCCAGCCATGATGCAAATATTGTCTAAAATAGCAAAAGTTTTAGGACCAAAAGGGTTAATGCCAAGTGAAAAAGCAGAAACGCTTGGCAATGATGTTTCTAGTATAATTAAGCAAATCAAGGCAGGTAAAATTTTCTTTAGAAATGATGCAGGAGCAAATATTCATTGTGCTATTGGTAAGTCTTCATGGGAAGCAGGCAAAATAAAGGAAAACCTTGATGCTCTTTTAACTTTATTAAAAAAAATAAAACCCTCTGGAACAAAGGGTGAATTTATTAGAAAAATTTTTATTTGTTCAACAATGGGGCCTGCAATAGAAATTAGTTTATAG
- a CDS encoding cysteine--tRNA ligase, which produces MIKLYNTLTRKKEIFRPIKLKQVGLYSCGPTVYNYAHIGNLRAYIFADILKKTLEYNDYKIKHVINITDVGHLTSDQDEGEDKIITAIKREGKKLDINSMKQISNFYTNAFKSDITKLNISHPSKWAKATEHVEDMISDIKKIEKNGYCYETADGIYFDTAKLKNYGKIAKIDIENLLHGARVCVNPTKKTPTDFALWLKSTPKNKNHIMQWDSPWGKGWPGWHIECSTMSVKYLKQPFDIHTGGIDHIPVHHTNEIAQAQAINHKPLANYWVHNEFLILDKAKMSKSKETFITLSTLIAKNFNPIAYRYLCLSAKYRSPLSFSWQNLKSSQNALNNLYNTISSYNRPSKIIKLYQKKFQTAINNDLDTPAAIAIMWDIIKSNHKQADKLATILDFDKVLCLGLDKIKKQAKIPAKIKKMAIQRQVMRDNQEWEESDKLRKQINKLGFDIEDKPNGPSIKKRTIN; this is translated from the coding sequence ATGATAAAATTATATAATACTCTAACAAGAAAAAAAGAAATATTTAGACCAATTAAACTAAAACAGGTTGGGTTATATAGTTGTGGTCCAACTGTTTATAATTATGCCCATATTGGAAACTTAAGGGCATATATTTTTGCTGATATACTAAAAAAAACATTGGAATATAATGATTATAAAATAAAACATGTAATAAATATTACTGATGTTGGACATCTAACTTCTGACCAAGATGAAGGCGAAGACAAGATAATAACAGCCATTAAAAGGGAGGGTAAAAAACTAGATATTAATTCAATGAAACAAATATCTAATTTTTATACTAATGCATTTAAATCTGATATTACAAAATTAAATATTTCTCATCCTAGTAAATGGGCAAAAGCAACTGAACATGTTGAAGACATGATATCAGATATTAAAAAAATTGAAAAAAATGGCTATTGCTACGAAACAGCTGATGGAATTTATTTTGATACTGCCAAGCTTAAAAATTATGGAAAAATTGCTAAAATAGACATTGAAAATCTTTTACACGGAGCCAGAGTTTGTGTAAACCCTACTAAAAAAACTCCAACCGATTTTGCTCTTTGGCTTAAATCAACCCCTAAAAATAAAAATCATATCATGCAATGGGATTCTCCTTGGGGAAAAGGATGGCCTGGCTGGCACATTGAATGTTCAACCATGTCAGTTAAATACTTAAAACAACCGTTTGACATTCATACTGGAGGAATTGACCATATCCCTGTTCATCACACAAACGAAATTGCACAAGCACAAGCAATTAACCACAAACCACTAGCAAATTATTGGGTACACAATGAATTTCTTATTCTTGATAAAGCCAAAATGTCAAAAAGCAAAGAAACATTTATAACTCTATCAACCCTAATTGCCAAAAATTTTAATCCAATTGCATACAGATATCTCTGTTTAAGCGCTAAATATAGGTCTCCTCTTTCCTTTTCCTGGCAAAACTTAAAATCAAGCCAAAATGCATTAAATAATCTATATAACACAATATCATCATATAATCGTCCAAGCAAAATAATAAAATTATACCAGAAAAAATTTCAAACAGCCATTAATAATGATTTAGATACGCCAGCAGCAATTGCTATTATGTGGGATATTATAAAAAGTAATCACAAACAAGCAGACAAACTGGCCACTATATTAGATTTTGATAAAGTTCTCTGTCTTGGGCTTGATAAAATTAAAAAACAGGCAAAAATTCCTGCTAAAATAAAAAAAATGGCTATTCAACGCCAAGTAATGAGAGACAATCAAGAATGGGAAGAATCTGATAAACTAAGAAAACAAATTAATAAATTAGGATTTGATATAGAAGATAAGCCGAATGGGCCAAGTATCAAAAAAAGAACTATAAACTAA
- a CDS encoding magnesium transporter CorA family protein encodes MAISIIQKIKSDKITWVNISKLNNQELKYLTKNFDINQKHIDECLSDANHQKIEKTSKYTFLSLHFPIYHKKTRKITSSEINFFIYSDLIITLHKNELPDLINFFNSCKISTEEKEKYFIETHFLVYQILKRLLKNCEPILDIINNNIQNIEKQIFAGREKGMVNEILIAKTNIINIKKVIRLHKTILLKFIERNNLKPSLEEIKFYFDKLIESTEKNWRDMESMNQIIQAIETTNNSLISFKLNNIIKILTIISVIILPLTLLASLFSMGLDHIPFSGHKFAFFWIIAVMIMIVLIMIYNFKRKKIL; translated from the coding sequence ATGGCAATATCTATTATACAAAAAATTAAATCAGACAAAATAACTTGGGTAAATATTTCAAAACTAAACAACCAAGAATTAAAATATTTAACCAAAAATTTTGATATAAATCAAAAACATATAGATGAGTGCTTGTCTGATGCCAATCATCAAAAAATTGAAAAAACTTCAAAATATACTTTTTTATCATTACATTTTCCTATTTATCATAAAAAAACAAGAAAAATTACATCATCTGAGATTAACTTTTTTATTTACTCTGACTTGATTATTACTTTACATAAAAACGAATTACCTGATTTAATTAATTTTTTCAATTCCTGTAAAATATCAACAGAAGAAAAAGAAAAATATTTTATAGAAACTCACTTTCTTGTATATCAAATTTTGAAGAGATTATTAAAAAATTGTGAACCAATTTTAGACATCATAAATAATAATATACAAAATATTGAAAAACAAATATTTGCAGGCAGAGAAAAAGGCATGGTTAACGAAATTCTAATTGCTAAAACAAATATTATTAATATCAAAAAAGTAATACGACTACATAAAACAATCCTTTTAAAATTTATTGAAAGAAACAACCTAAAACCTTCTTTAGAAGAAATAAAATTTTATTTTGATAAATTGATTGAAAGCACTGAAAAAAACTGGCGAGATATGGAAAGCATGAATCAAATAATTCAAGCAATTGAAACAACTAACAATTCTTTAATTTCGTTCAAACTAAACAATATTATTAAAATCTTGACTATTATTTCTGTAATTATATTGCCATTAACATTGCTAGCCAGCCTCTTTAGTATGGGGTTAGACCATATCCCTTTTTCAGGTCATAAATTTGCATTTTTTTGGATTATTGCTGTAATGATAATGATTGTTCTAATTATGATATATAACTTTAAAAGAAAAAAAATACTTTAA
- the murB gene encoding UDP-N-acetylmuramate dehydrogenase — protein sequence MIEQKISKNILLAPFTTFKIGGQAKYFLKVKKVQDIIKAIQWANKEKVDFFILGGGSNVLFSDKEFNGLIIKIESIKNGMVVLPKQSGHLRVIAWAGNNLSQLINFVSSRGGKGLEHMAGIPGTIGGAVRGNAGAFGVSMSDFVEQVSVLRDGKIIDLRNKNIKFFYRDSIFKHNQDVILNIVLRFGKTSSIESKKIIQANIKQRRKFQPKEPSVGCIFKNIKLNDIPFQIKKSDLISDNFKKLGMIPAGLLIDKCGLKGEIINDAQISTQHANFIINKKNAKSEDVVALIKKIKKCVKDKFNINLREEIKYV from the coding sequence ATGATTGAACAAAAAATATCAAAGAATATTTTATTAGCCCCTTTTACAACTTTTAAAATTGGTGGTCAAGCCAAATATTTTTTAAAAGTCAAAAAAGTTCAAGATATAATTAAAGCTATTCAGTGGGCTAATAAAGAAAAAGTAGATTTTTTTATATTAGGAGGCGGGAGCAATGTTTTATTTTCAGACAAAGAATTCAATGGGTTAATAATAAAAATTGAGAGTATAAAGAATGGTATGGTTGTTTTGCCTAAGCAATCAGGTCATTTAAGAGTAATTGCTTGGGCTGGTAATAATTTATCTCAATTAATTAATTTTGTATCAAGTAGGGGTGGGAAGGGATTAGAGCACATGGCAGGCATCCCTGGTACAATTGGAGGAGCTGTCCGAGGTAATGCTGGGGCATTTGGAGTGTCAATGTCTGATTTTGTGGAACAAGTGAGTGTTTTAAGGGATGGCAAAATCATTGATTTGAGAAATAAAAATATAAAGTTTTTTTATAGAGATAGCATTTTTAAACATAATCAAGATGTTATTTTAAATATAGTTTTACGGTTTGGTAAAACATCTTCTATTGAAAGTAAAAAAATAATTCAAGCTAACATTAAGCAAAGAAGAAAATTTCAGCCGAAAGAACCAAGCGTTGGCTGTATTTTTAAAAATATAAAACTTAATGATATCCCATTTCAAATAAAAAAAAGTGATTTAATTTCAGATAATTTTAAGAAATTAGGAATGATTCCAGCTGGACTACTGATTGATAAATGTGGGTTAAAGGGAGAGATTATCAACGATGCTCAAATTAGTACACAACATGCTAATTTTATAATAAATAAAAAAAATGCTAAATCAGAAGATGTTGTGGCTCTTATTAAAAAAATTAAAAAATGTGTTAAAGATAAATTCAATATTAATTTAAGGGAAGAAATTAAATATGTCTGA
- the infA gene encoding translation initiation factor IF-1, translating into MSNNKNLSKDFIIIEGEVEELLPSATFKIRLDNDKTILAHLSGKMRIHRIRISPGDKVKLEVSPYDTSKGRIVYRF; encoded by the coding sequence ATGTCTAATAACAAAAATTTATCAAAAGACTTTATTATAATAGAAGGAGAAGTTGAAGAGTTATTACCTTCAGCCACTTTTAAGATAAGGCTTGATAATGATAAAACTATTCTAGCTCACTTGTCAGGGAAAATGAGAATACATAGAATAAGAATTTCTCCAGGTGACAAAGTAAAGCTCGAAGTAAGTCCTTATGATACATCTAAAGGAAGGATAGTTTATAGGTTTTAA
- the rpmJ gene encoding 50S ribosomal protein L36: MKVRSSVKKICQSCKVIRRKGRVRVICKNPKHKQRQG, translated from the coding sequence ATGAAAGTACGTTCTTCAGTAAAAAAAATATGTCAATCGTGTAAAGTAATCCGAAGGAAAGGGAGGGTTCGTGTTATTTGTAAAAATCCAAAACATAAACAAAGACAAGGGTAA